Part of the Thiobacter sp. AK1 genome is shown below.
CGCCCGCGCCAGATCCTGGGCGCAGCCTTCCTTGAGGATGACGAAAGCACGCTCTGCCGCGATGAACTCGAAGGGATCGCGGTAGGCGTGCAGCAGGCGGTAAAGCGCCGCGGGATGGAAATACAAATCGTCCGTGGTTTCCCCATAGGCGTTGTAGTTTAAGCACTCACCCAGCTCGCGCAGGGCGTCGAGCTGCGCCTCGGTGAGAGCCAAATCCCGGGCCGCCCGCCGTGCCGCAGCGTGCAGGTTATCGCCGAAGGCGCCCACCACCGCCCACGGACGATGCCGACCGGAAAGATAGCGATCCACGAGCAGGCTGGTACACCACTCCGGCCCGGTCTCGATGTGCGCCGCCAGGCGCACATGTCGCGGAATCTCGCCCGCCTGATGATGATCGAAATAGGTCACCTCCGCGCCCGCATCGAGCATGCGCATGAGCGCCGCGCGGTTCTTGTCCAGGGAAATGTCCAGCACCGTCACGCGGTCGCCGGCACCCGCCGCGACCCGCTTAAGCAGGCCAATGTCCCGCTTCACGCCGGTGACCAGCTCACTTTCGCGCGGCACTTCCAGCCGCAGCATGTGCAGGGCGCAGATGCCGTCGGCATCGCCGTTGAAGACGTCATAGTCGGTCATGGAACCACCCTTGAAACCAGATTATCCATTACGACGCGGCTGTCCCACCAAGACGACGATGGATCTCATATGCCCTGCAGTTTAGGGGCACGCGCCGGTGTGATGGATAATCCGGGTTGAGGGGTAGCGGCTTTGGCCACGCCGCGCTCACCGCGCGCAAGCCAGCCCGCCACACCCCTGAAGGCCCTTCGCTGCCACCGTGGCAAGCCAGCGACCCAGAGCGATTCTAGCCGGAATCGGCGCCGGCCTATACACTTGGCCCATGGTTGTGCTGCCTTTCCGTCACATCATCGGCCTGCGCCCGAGCGGCGAGGGAATGACAGAGAGCGAACGACATCGACACGGGCGCATCACCCACGGCAGGCTGCGAGCGGAAGTGAAAGGCATCGATTGAGCATCACGTTAGTACGTGACACCTGTTTGTCGTCCGCGCAAAAGCGGACCGGGGAAAATGACCAACAATACTCTGGATTCCCGCCTTCGCGGGAATGACAGGTTACTTACGCAGCTGGCAACTACTTCGGTAGAGGTCAATAAAATGGTGGAGCGATTCATCGTAGAAACCATGGGCGCGTGCCCAAGAGTGCAGCGCCTGCCGAAGCGGGCGAAGGGGTGACATGCCCATTTCCGTGCTGGTAGTCGGCGGCGCGGGCTACATCGGCTCGCACATGGTGGCCGCGCTCCTGGCGGGTGGATGCCGGGTCACCATCTTCGACAATCTCAGCACCGGACATCGCGATGCGGTGCTGGGTGGGGAATTCGTGCAGGGCGATCTGGCCGACCGCGCCACCCTCGATGCGCTGTTGAACGCTCGTCATTTCGATGCGGTGATGCATTTCGCCTCCTTTATCCAAGTGGGTGAGTCGGTACGCGAACCTGCGAAGTACTACGCCAACAACCTCGCCCACACGCTGAATCTGCTGGATGCCATGGTGGCCCACGGCGTACACCGCTTCATCTTCTCCTCCAGCGCCGCGGTGTATGGCAACCCCGCGCAGGTGCCCATTCCCGAAACGCACCCGAAACAGCCCATCAATCCCTACGGCCGCACGAAGTGGATGGTGGAGCAGATTCTCGAAGACTACGATCGCGCCTATGGGCTGAAGTCGGTTTGCCTGCGCTACTTCAATGCCGCCGGCGCCGATCCCGAAGGCCGACTCGGGGAACGCCACGAACCGGAGACCCATCTCATTCCCCTGGTGCTGCGTGCCGCTCGCGGGCGGCTGCCCCATGTCTCGGTGTTTGGGCGCGACTACGACACGCCGGATGGCACTTGCATCCGCGACTACGTACACGTGACCGATCTGGCTGAGGCCCACTGGCTCGCCCTGGAATACCTGCTCGCGGGCAGCGCCTCTACCGCCTTGAATCTGGGCAATGGCGCAGGCTTTTCGGTGGCGGAGGTGATCGCCACGGCCGGGCGCGTCACCGGCCGGCGCATTCCGGTGCGGGATGCGCCCCGGCGCGCTGGGGATCCGCCGCGTTTGGTGGCGGACGCAGCACGCGCGCGTGACCTGCTCGGCTGGCGTCCCCGTTTCGATGCCCTCGCCACCATCATCGCCCACGCCTGGCAGTGGGAATGCCGTGCGCCATGAGCGCGCCCCGTCCGAGCCCGCCGCTCGCGCTCTTTTTCTACGCCGCGCTCTTGGTGTATGGCAGTCTCTATCCCCTGTATGGCTGGCGCGTACCGGAACCGGCCGCCTGGGGGTTCCTCATCGCGCCCGTGCCGCCGGTGGTCACCCGCACCGACCTGGCAACCAACGTGCTCGTGTATGTCCCCTTCGGCTGGCTCATGGCGCGCGCCTTGACGGCCTCGCGCCGGTTGCGCGTGGCCCTGCCCATGACCTGTGCCGCTGCGGCCCTGTTCTCCACCGCCATGGAGACCGGCCAGCTGTTCATCCCGGGACGGATCGCCTCCAACCTGGACATCGCGGCCAACAGCCTCGGCGCGCTCCTGGGCGGCCTTCTCTACGGATTGGCGCGGTGGGACCGGCTGCCGGGACGGCTGGTGATGGGGCTGCGCCATCGCCTCCTCGCACCTGGCCGCCTGTCCGAGGCCGCTTTGCTGCTGCTCGCCCTGTGGGCCCTGCTACAGCTCTCCCTGGAACCGCCTTCCCTGCTGGCCGGCCACCTGAATCGGGGCTTTCTGCCCTTCTGGGAAGTGCCCAGCCATCTTGACAGGCTGGAGCCCCTGCTTGCCGCCATCTACGCTGGCGAACTGGTGGTAGTGGGGCTAATGCTTGCCACGGTACTGCGGCAACCTCCGCGCCCAATGGGAATGACGGTGGCGGCGACCACGTTTGTCCTCGCCTGCAAATTCGCCGCCGCGGCGGTGCTGCTCAAATGGACCGTGCTGGAACGGCTGCTTTCTGTGGAACTCATAAGTGGGCTTGCGGCGGGCGCGTTGTCCCTCAACCGCCTGCTTGGGGTATGGCCGCAGCGGCCAGCACGGTGGAGCGGGGTGGCCATTGCCCTGCTGCTGGGAGCCGCCCTGGTCTATCTCATCTGGCCGGGCATGGTGGAGCCTTCCCCCCGTCGGCTCAACGTCACGGGACTGGCCGCGGCTGGGGCGCTGGCCTGGCCTTGGCTTTCCGCCCTGTACCTGGCTGTGGCGCGGGGAGAACCGCCGTCACCGCGGCCGTCACGCTGACGGCAAGCCACCACGCGAGGCCAAAGCGCAGAACGAGTTCGCCGTCTGAGGCGTAGTGGGCGCGATCGGTCGAGAGCAAGAACTGCAGCGCGGAAAACACCCGGCCATATTTCACCAGTGTGGGCTCAAGCCCGAAAGCGAGCAGAACCCAGGCCACCGGCCCTGCGCCAAGCACCGCCCAGGGCAGCCAGCGCACGCGGCGCCCGTCGATCCAGGCTGCCAGGCCGTAGCCCGCGAGCGCCGTGACAAAGCCTGCCAGCCAGACCCAGAGAAAGGCGTCCCAGCGCGCCGAATGGGCGAGAAGCTCCGTGAGGTTGTCGGTATTGGCGGCCAGCACCACCACGGCATAGGAGGTCACCACAAGCGGACAAGCCAGCGCAATGGCCAGCCACCGCACCGGCCGCGGCGCGCCCAGGGCGAGGCTCGCGGCGGGAAAGGCGGCTGCCGAAACGGCGGCGAACAAGCCCAGAAAACGCGCCACGATTTCCGACTCCCCGGGCCAATCCAAGGTCGGGCTGCCCACCACGTCGTAAAGACTCTCGATCGGCACCGCCAGCCGCAGTAGGGCAAAAGCAAACACCCCGTGCAGCAGAATACCGGCGGGCAGCCAAGCCAGGCCTCGCCGCCCATCGCCGGCCCGCGCCAGCCAGGCGGGGAAACCGACGATCCACAGCATGGCCAGGGAAAGCGCCAACGAAGATAATAGCGCGTGCTCGCCCAAGAGTTCACGCACGTTGTACGGCACGGAGGGAAGACGCGTGCCGACCAAGGCAAAGGCGGCAAGTCCCCACCACACCGCGATCAAGCGCAGGCCGCGCCGCGGGCGCTGAGAGGCGCGCGCTGGGAGCACGGTGGGACTCAGCGTGCCCTTTGCCAGCCAGCCGCTCAGCCACACCCCGATCCCGCCGCCACAGCCCTCGATCAGCCAGTCGGTGAGGTCGGCATGCTTGCCCGGCAGGAAAAACTGCCCGCCCTCCAGGAGCGCAGCCACCGCCAGGCTCAACACCAGCGCCGCACCCCGTTTACATCCCGCCCGCGCGGCGAGCCAGCCCAGGGGAACAAAAAACAGCAGCTTGTGCAGCACCTCGGTGGCCGCCCGATATTCGGTGCCAAAGTAGTAGGCCGCGAAAGGCACGCGCGGAAGCCCCGCGAGCCGCTGCGACAGGAATGGCCCGTCGGCGCGGAAGTCGAAGGGATACCAGAACAGCCCGACGAGCACGACTACCCACGCGCCCAGCAGCGCCGCTGCCGCGGCCCGCGGGAAGATGGCCTCCCCCCGGCGTGGAAGGATCGCACCCATGAAGCCGCCTAGCGCGGCGGTGAGCACATCCGTCACGTCGGTCACGCGGCTATACACCCAGAGTTGCAGGAATTCGAGCAGGGCGGCGGCTGCCACCGTGTTGCCCACGGCCCGCGCCCGGCTCGCGCCGCCGGCCCGCCACAGCCAGGCGGCCGGGATCCACAGCGCCACGTCGGTGATGAGGTCGTAGAGGGCCTGCGACGGGTCGGCCGGTAAGCCGGCAAAGGGCAGCATCACCACCCGCCCAGCGCGAAACTTGTGGTATAGCTCTACCGGGCTGATGGTGAGATCCAAGGGCAGCACGTTGTAGAAAAACAAGCCGCAAAGCCACAGGGCGAGCAGGCGTTCGTGGCGCGCCAGCGGCCCGTGCGCCTCGCGCCAGCCCCCCACCCAGGCCACCAGTCGCTCTCCCGCCACCCACCAGAGGGCCACGCCCCCGACCGCCCCGAGGCTCTCTGCCAGGATGTCGTTCAAGGAAACGGTGCGTGGCGGGAAGTAGAGCTGGGCAAACTCGATGGCCACGGAGAGCAAAACCGACGCCGCCCCCACCGCCAGCGTGGCGGCCAGTCGCCACGGTCGGCTCGAGTGGTGCCACACCACGCCCAGCCAGAGAAAGGCGAGGGGGATGAATAGCAGAATGTTGGCGACCCAGTCGGCGCGGGAGCCGATGCCCAAGGTGAGATAGGGCATGGCTTGGAAACGCGCCAGCGCCTCGGCAAGGGGCAGCGGCCGGAAATCCAGCGGCACCAAGCTGCCGTAGATCACGAAGACCGTGTAGGCCAGGGCAGTCCCCAGCAGAAGGCGGCGGGAAGATGGGTTCACGGCGGACGCACCTGTCTTGCACCTACCTTAGCGCGAAAGCGGCCACCGCACCAGGCGCGGGCCGGCGTAGGCGTAACGGTACACCGGGCAGCACTTGTGCACAGGGAGACGATGGGCCTGGGGCACGCTCATCCCCGGGCCAGCGGGGGCGAAAAATTCCCGAGCCGTTCCTAGCGTGCCCCGCCAGCCGTGCCGCTTCGCCTGGCCAGCGCGCCTCGAGGTCCGCTGAGGGGGATTGCGATATACTTTTGCGATCCAGGATTTGACTAAACAGAGGAGGGGTCTGGTGAAATCCCGTCTACTCACGTCGCTAATGGTGGCAACCGGCCTTGCCCTCACGCTTGCTGGGTGCAACAAAAAGCCCGAAACGGCGGCCGGGGACGAATTGGTGATCAAGATCGGTTCGGTCTCCCCGCTGACGGGCCCCCAGGCCCACCTGGGCAAGGACAACGAAAACGGCGCCCGCCTGGCGGTGGAGGAACTCAACGCCAAGGGCCTGAGCATCGCCGGCAAGAAAGCCCGCATCGAGCTCATCGCCGAGGACGACGCGGCGGATCCCAAGACCGCCACCATCGTCGCCCAGCGATTGATCGACGCGCACGTGGCCGGCGTCATCGGGCATCTCAATTCCGGCACCTCGATTCCCGCCTCCAAGCTCTATAGCGATGCCGGAATCGTCCAGATTTCTCCCTCCGCCACCGCTGTGAAATACACGGCCCAGGGGTTCAAGACCGCTTTTCGCGTCATGACCAACGACGAGCAACAAGGTCGGGTGCTGGGCCAGTACGCGGCCAAGCTCGGCAAGAGGGTCGCCATCATCGACGATCGCACCGCTTATGGGCAGGGCTTGGCGGACGAGGTGGAAAAGGCCGCCAAGGCCGCCGGCGCCGAAATCGTCGCGCGGGAATACACCTCGGACAAGGCCACCGATTTCACTGCCATTCTCACCGCCATCAAGGGCAAGCAACCCGACGTAATCTTCTTTGGGGGCATGGATCCGCAGGCGGCGCCCATGGTGCGGCAAATGAAGCGATTGGGCATCACCGCCCAGTTCCTCGGCGGAGATGGCATGCAAACTGCCGAATTCCTGCAACTGGCAGGGGCCGACGCGGAGGGCGTGATCGCATCCAGCCCCGGCTTGCCGCTGTCCCTGATGCCAGGTGGCAAAGCGTTCGAAGAAAAATTCACCGCCAAGTACGGCAAGATCCAAAACTACGCACCGTACGCCTACGACGCGGTGATGGTCATGGTGGAAGCCATGCGGCGCGCCAACTCGACCGATCCCAAGCAATACCTGGCTGAGCTGGCGAAGATCAACTACGACGGCGTCACCGGCAACATTCAGTTCGACCAGAAAGGCGACCTGGCCAGCGGTGTCGTGACGCTCTATCAGGTCAAGGGCGGCAAGTGGGAGCCGCTCGAAACGGTGCGAAGCGGCGGCAAGTAATCGGCGCACGGTGCCCCTTCCGCGGGCAGGCCGCCCGCCGTTTTGCCAACCAAAGGCGCGCCCAGAGCGTTCGTGAAATGCCCTTCCATGCTTTTTCCCTGTTAGGCCATCTTGGACATCTTCCTGCAACAGCTCATTAACGGCCTGGTCCTCGGCAGCGTCTATGCGCTGGTCGCGCTGGGCTACACCATGGTCTATGGCATCCTCGAACTCATCAACTTCGCCCATGGCGAAGTGACCATGATGGGCGCCATGGTGGCCCTCACCGTGATCGGCGCCCTGGTCGGCGCCCACGTGGATCTGCCCGGCATCCTCATCGTTGCCACCGGCGTGCTGGTGGCCATCCCGACGTGCATGTTGCTTGGCTTTACCATCGAGCGGGTGGCCTATCGTCCGCTGCGCCATGCGCCGCGGCTGGCGCCTTTGATCACCGCCATCGGCGTCTCCATTCTGCTGCAGAACATCGCGATGATCGTCTGGGGGCGGCAATACGTGAAATTCCCGGCCATCCTGCCCTCGGGCAGCCATCAGATCGGGGGCGCGACCATCAGCGACTTGCAGATTTTCATTCTCGTGCTGTCGCTGGGAATCATGGCCGGCCTCGTGCTGCTGGTGCAGAAAACCAAGCTCGGCCGCGCCATGCGCGCCACCGCCCAATCGCTGCAGGTGGCCTCTCTGATGGGCGTGAACGTGAACACCGTGATCGCGCTCACCTTCATCATCGGCTCGGCGCTGGCCGCCGTCGCCGGTGTGATGGTGGCGGCCTACTATGGTCTTGCCCACTATTACATGGGCTTTTTGCTCGGGCTGAAAGCTTTCACCGCCGCGGTGCTGGGGGGCATCGGCAACATCGCCGGCGCCATGCTGGGCGGGCTTTTGCTGGGCGTGATCGAAAGCCTGGGGGCAGGCTACATCGGCGATCTCACCGGGGGTTTCATGGGCAGCAATTACCAGGACGTGTTCGCCTTCTTGGTGCTGATCCTGGTGTTGGTGCTGCGACCGTCCGGCTTGCTGGGCGAACACGTGGGGGAACGCGCGTGAGCCGGGTCATGAAGCTTCCAGCTGGAAACGAATCGGCCCGGCGCGCGACTGCGTGCTTGGTGCGTTTTGAGGCAGGTTTTCCCGCATGAGGCTCGTTGCCCCCACCCGCCGCAACGCCTGGCTGAGCTTCGTCCTGCTCGGGTTGCTGCTCGGCTGCCTGCCGTTCCTGGTGGATGCGGGTTTGGGCCGCAGCTGGGTGCGCATCCTCGATTTCGCCCTGCTCTACATGATGCTGGCGCTGGGGCTTAACATCGTGGTCGGTTACGCCGGGCTTTTGGACCTGGGTTACATCGCCTTCTATGCCGTGGGGGCCTATCTCTACGCGCTACTGGCTTCGCCCCAGTTCGGGCTGCACCTGCCTTTCTGGGTGCTGCTGCCTCTGGGGGCTTGCGTGGCCGCCGTGTTTGGCATGCTGCTTGGCGCGCCCACGCTAAGACTACGCGGCGATTATCTGGCCATCGTCACCCTGGGCTTCGGCGAGATCATCCGCATCTTCATGAACAATCTCGATGCGCCGGTCAACATCACCAACGGCCCGCAGGGCATCACCCTCATCGACCCGATCGTCATCGGTGGCCTGTCCTTTGGCCAGACCCACGAGTTCGCGGGCATCCGTTTCTCCAGCGCGCACAGCTATTACTATCTCTTCCTCGCGGCCACCCTGCTGGTGATCTTCCTCAGCATGCGCCTACAGGATTCGCGTATCGGCCGCGCCTGGGCGGCCATCCGCGAGGACGAAACTGCCGCCGCGGCCATGGGCATCAACACCCGCAACCTGAAGCTGCTCGCCTTTGCCATGGGCGCCTCCTTCGGTGGTGTGGCGGGTGGCCTGTTTGCCGCCTTCCAGGGCTTCATCAGCCCGGAAAGTTTCAACCTGCTCGAGTCCATCATGATTCTGTGCATGGTCGTGCTGGGCGGCATGGGCAACATCGCCGGCGTGATGCTGGGCGCGTTTCTGCTCACGGTATTGCCCGAGGCGCTACGCTATGTCGGCGATGTCCAACGTTGGTATTTCGGCCGCATCCTGGTCGATCCGGCCGACTTGCGCATGCTGCTATTCGGTCTGGCGCTGGTGGGTATGATGCTCTTCCGCCCCGAGGGCATGATTCCCTCCGCCCAGCGCCGGCGCGAATTCCAGCACCAAGACGCGCCCGACGAGCCGCCTCCCCTCTATGACCAGCAGAAATGATCGGCCCATGCTGCTTCAGACGCGGGGACTATCCAAACGCTTCGGTGGTCTGGCCGCGCTGCAGGACGTGAGCCTAGGCATCCACCAAGGGGAAATCTTCGGCCTCATCGGCCCCAACGGCGCGGGCAAGACCACGCTGTTCAATTGTCTCACCGGCCTGTACACCCCCAGCGCGGGCGAGATACGTCTGGACGGCCATCTGCTCAATGGGCTGAAGCCCCACGCGGTGGCCAAGCTGGGCCTGGCCCGCACCTTCCAGAACATTCGTCTGTTCGCCCACATGACGGCGCTGGAGAACGTGATGGTAGGCTGCCACGTGCGCACCCGTGCCAATGTCCTCGACGCCATCCTGCGCACCAATAACACGCGCGCGGAGGAAGCCGCGATACGCGCCAAGGCCCATGAGTTGCTGAAGCTTGTGGGTATAGACAGACACGCCCGGGCGCTCGCCAAGCACCTGCCCTATGGCGACCAGCGCCGGCTGGAAATCGCCCGGGCGCTGGCCACCGACCCCAAGCTGCTCGCCCTGGACGAACCCGCCGCCGGCATGAACCCGGCCGAGCGGCGAGAACTCGTGGAGCTCATAGAAAAACTGCGCGCCGCCGGCACCACCATTTTGCTCATCGAGCACGACGTGAAGCTGGTGATGGGCCTGTGCGATCGGGTCGCGGTGCTCAATTATGGCGAGAAGATCGCAGAAGGCGCACCCGAAGACGTCAAGCGGGATCCGCGCGTGATCGAGGCCTATCTGGGAGGCGCCGTTGGCCAGCCTGCTTGAACTCCGCAAGCTTGCCGTCGCCTACGGGGGCGTGAAGGCGGTCAAAGGGGTGGACCTCGTCGTCGAAGAAGGGGAACTGGTCTGCCTGGTCGGCGCCAACGGAGCCGGCAAGACCTCGCTATTGAAGGCGCTGTGTGGCCTGGTGCCGGCCTCGGGCGGCGCCGTGCACTTTCGCGGCGCTTCCCTCACCCACCAGCCCAGTCATGAAATCGTGCGTCGCGGCATCGCCCTAGTACCCGAAGGGCGCGGTGTCTTCAGCCGCATGACGGTGAAAGAGAATCTCGAAATGGGCGCCTATGTCCGCCGCGATCGCGCCCAGATCCGTCGCGACCTGGAAGCCGTGTTCGCCCGCTTTCCGCGCTTACAGGAACGCGCCGACCAAAAGGCCGGCACCCTTTCCGGCGGCGAACAGCAAATGCTCGCCATGGGTCGCGCCCTCATGAGCCGGCCGCAATTGCTCTTGCTGGACGAACCGAGCATGGGGCTCGCGCCCCTCATGGTGCACAAAATCTTCGAGATCATCCGCGAAATCTCGCAGCAGGGCGTCACCATTCTGCTGGTGGAACAAAATGCCAATCTCGCGCTGCAAGTCAGCCACCGGGGCTATGTCATGGAAAACGGGCTCATCACCCTGGCCGATGAGGCCAGCGCACTGGCGGCCAACCCGGAGGTGCGGCGCGCCTATTTGGGCGAATAGCTCACCACAGGTAAGCCGGGCGGGACGCTATCGGAGCGGGCCTTTGCATCGCCACAGCGTTCCCGCTGCATCAATTCGCTGGCAATGACACTTGCACGTTGAGCCTACCATGGCTATTGAACGGGACGCCCATGATTGACACCTTGCCGCCTGCCCTGCGTAAGCGGGAGCCGAGGAAACGGGCCAGGAACATGAAATGGTCGGCGCCCGCCACACGGGAGCAACCCAGCTCGGCCCTTCCGGCCAAGCAAGGCGAGAGCCGGATTTAGGCAACCGCGCCACCATGGTCACCTGGGCCTTACTTCCCGTCTGCGCGGGAAGGGCGATCGCCGGCTGTCGGGTCACATACTTTCGAAAGTCTCAATGATCGCGACCGGGGAAAGAAATATCGCCCGCTCTTCGCGCCGGCAGCCAACCAACCCAGGGCCACGAGCAAGACGGCCAACTTCGAGAAATAAAACCCTTGCGCAAATCCGAGGGCGGCAACGCCCAGCACCAGGAGGAGCAGCATGGTCTGCTGTAAGCGCACCGTGTGCTGGAACGGCGCGAGTCGCAGCAGCCGAAGTGTGAGCAAGTAGCTCGCCGCAAACAGGGCAAGCGCTAGACCGACCACCCGCGCGATAAGCCACAGGCGTCGAGCTTCCGCTCGGTCCGTTTCCAGGTAGATGCCATCTGGCGATGGCGGTGCAAGCCAGGCGGGCAACAACGGGCCCCAGCTGCGCAGCGCGCTCACGAGGGCATGGTTGGCCGCAACTCGACGCGGCGACAGGTCCTCCCGTTCCAGCGCCTCGCTCACCGAAATCAACCGCACACCGGCTTGGTTGCGCGCCCACTACACATCGTCCAGAAAGGTCTGCACCTTCATCTGGTCACGATAGCGGGTCCGGAAACCAGGCATAGCCTCGCCACTGTCCACGAAGTCGTAAGGATGCATCACGACCACCACGAGGGCAGGCTCCTTCAACTGCCGAGCCCGCGCCACCGCGGCGCGCAAACCCTGGGGATAGACCGTGCCAGGCAAAAGACGTAAGGGCCCCGCCTCTTGCGCGGGCGTGGTCCCGGCGGAGAGCACGGAAAAGCCCGTCTCACGCAGGGCCCGCACGGTTTTTGCGTCGAACGCGTTGAAAGGGGGCGTGAACACCCGCACCGGCGCATCCAGCGTGCTTTCCAGCGCGCGTCGGCCCAGCAGGAGAAATTGCCGCTGGCGCTCGAAAGGCAGCCCTGCAAATTCGGTGACGACATCGCCAGCCGATCCATTGTTACGATGGCTGTAGCCGTGCAGACCAATTTCCCCGATGCCGCTCCTTAGCAGTGCCTTGAGCAGCGTCACCTTCTCTTCGCTGAGGTCTGGGGCAATAGGCGTCAGGTCAGTCACCGACTGGGGATAAGCGCGCCCCGGGAAAGGCACGACAGCCACCAGCACCGGCACACGCTGGGCGGCAAACGCCGTGAACAGGCGCTGCTCGAGGGCTGTGGAACTGGTCGCCGCATAGTCGTCATAGCGCAGCACGATGCTCACCGTCGGGAAAGCCGCACCCCAGACGCCCCCAGAGAACACGACCATGGTCATTGCGACTAATGTCATCATCAGAGGCGTTCGCATGCATAAAGTCCCCATGACAGTTTTCGCTTTCTCACCCGCCTTTACGCCAGCACGCGGCCCGACGGTGCAGGGTTCATGCCAAGGGCAGGGCCGCGCTTCTCAAGGAGCGCATGCCACGGTATGGACCAGCGAAAACACGGCTTTCCGCCCACACGGCAGGGCACACAGGTGCCCGTCGCCACCGGCCTTTTGGCGAAAGCTCGACGGACTTGACGGAAGGCCCACCGAAGCAAAGACTGCGGACCTTGAGCGGACGTCCACGGCAAAGGCCCAGCGCCGGGGTGCCCAGGGTGCGCGGCACAATCCCCCTTGGGAGGGCGTTGCTCGAACAGGAGAGGGTCGCAACTCCACCCCATACCTGCCATGGGATGCGAACGGCATGGCTTTTGCTACGATGTCGCGCGCATTTCTGCTGCTTCCTCTCTTGGCCAGCATTTATTGAGTCCTTAACGCATGACGCTCGGTGAACGCATTCGGCACGGCACCAAGTGGCTGGTTCTCGGCGGCTTAAGCAGCCAGGTGCTGCAGTTCGCCTTCGGCGTGGTGTTGGCGCGCCTGCTGCTGCCGGAGGATTTCGGTTTGTTGGTCACCGTGCAGATCTTCACCGGCTTCGTAGGCATGATCGCCAGCGCCGGCATGGGGGAGGCCACCGTGCAGGCCAAGGAGGTGAGCGAAAGGGACTATGAGACCCTGTTCGCAGTGCAGCTCGCCATAGGCGTGGTGATCTACGCCGGATTTTTTCTCATCGCGCCCTGGTTCGCCCGCTGGTTTGGTCATCCCATCTATGAGCCCCTGCTGCGGGTATCGGCGCTTTCCTTCCTCATCCGGCCTTTCAGCGCCAACCCTGGGGTGCGCCTGCGGCGCGCCATGCGCTTCAAGGAAACGGCGGTAATCGGCTTCATGAGCATGATTTTCACCGGTGTCTTGAGCATCTTCTGGGCGTGGCAGGGCTGGGGGGTGTGGAGCCTGGTGCTATCGGGCCTAGCGGGGGCCGTGCTGTCGGCCTTGCTCCTATCCTGGCGCGCGCCCTGGCGCCCCATTCCCCGTTACCACCCACAAAGCGCACGCCGCCTCGGCGCCTATGGGGCGAAGAACGTCCTCAACGAGCTTTTGGTTTATTTCCGCGCCCAGACACCGAACTTCCTCATCACCAAGACGCTGGGCCCCGCAGCGGTCGGCCTGTACAACAAGGCCGATAGTCTGTCCGACATGCCCTTGCGTCTGTTGGGCGGCTCCACTTACCAGACAGTGTTCCGGGCGATGTCGCAGGTGCAGGATGA
Proteins encoded:
- the galE gene encoding UDP-glucose 4-epimerase GalE — protein: MPISVLVVGGAGYIGSHMVAALLAGGCRVTIFDNLSTGHRDAVLGGEFVQGDLADRATLDALLNARHFDAVMHFASFIQVGESVREPAKYYANNLAHTLNLLDAMVAHGVHRFIFSSSAAVYGNPAQVPIPETHPKQPINPYGRTKWMVEQILEDYDRAYGLKSVCLRYFNAAGADPEGRLGERHEPETHLIPLVLRAARGRLPHVSVFGRDYDTPDGTCIRDYVHVTDLAEAHWLALEYLLAGSASTALNLGNGAGFSVAEVIATAGRVTGRRIPVRDAPRRAGDPPRLVADAARARDLLGWRPRFDALATIIAHAWQWECRAP
- a CDS encoding branched-chain amino acid ABC transporter substrate-binding protein, producing MVATGLALTLAGCNKKPETAAGDELVIKIGSVSPLTGPQAHLGKDNENGARLAVEELNAKGLSIAGKKARIELIAEDDAADPKTATIVAQRLIDAHVAGVIGHLNSGTSIPASKLYSDAGIVQISPSATAVKYTAQGFKTAFRVMTNDEQQGRVLGQYAAKLGKRVAIIDDRTAYGQGLADEVEKAAKAAGAEIVAREYTSDKATDFTAILTAIKGKQPDVIFFGGMDPQAAPMVRQMKRLGITAQFLGGDGMQTAEFLQLAGADAEGVIASSPGLPLSLMPGGKAFEEKFTAKYGKIQNYAPYAYDAVMVMVEAMRRANSTDPKQYLAELAKINYDGVTGNIQFDQKGDLASGVVTLYQVKGGKWEPLETVRSGGK
- a CDS encoding acetyltransferase; translation: MTDYDVFNGDADGICALHMLRLEVPRESELVTGVKRDIGLLKRVAAGAGDRVTVLDISLDKNRAALMRMLDAGAEVTYFDHHQAGEIPRHVRLAAHIETGPEWCTSLLVDRYLSGRHRPWAVVGAFGDNLHAAARRAARDLALTEAQLDALRELGECLNYNAYGETTDDLYFHPAALYRLLHAYRDPFEFIAAERAFVILKEGCAQDLARAQAVRPVHRCAAGAIYLLPNEAWARRVSGLFGNLLARQAPQEAHAVLTCKPGGYLVSIRAPLASPSGADGLASQFATGGGRKAAAGINHLPEGELERFFAAFDAAFTAGRAA
- a CDS encoding VanZ family protein; the encoded protein is MSAPRPSPPLALFFYAALLVYGSLYPLYGWRVPEPAAWGFLIAPVPPVVTRTDLATNVLVYVPFGWLMARALTASRRLRVALPMTCAAAALFSTAMETGQLFIPGRIASNLDIAANSLGALLGGLLYGLARWDRLPGRLVMGLRHRLLAPGRLSEAALLLLALWALLQLSLEPPSLLAGHLNRGFLPFWEVPSHLDRLEPLLAAIYAGELVVVGLMLATVLRQPPRPMGMTVAATTFVLACKFAAAAVLLKWTVLERLLSVELISGLAAGALSLNRLLGVWPQRPARWSGVAIALLLGAALVYLIWPGMVEPSPRRLNVTGLAAAGALAWPWLSALYLAVARGEPPSPRPSR
- a CDS encoding VanZ family protein encodes the protein MNPSSRRLLLGTALAYTVFVIYGSLVPLDFRPLPLAEALARFQAMPYLTLGIGSRADWVANILLFIPLAFLWLGVVWHHSSRPWRLAATLAVGAASVLLSVAIEFAQLYFPPRTVSLNDILAESLGAVGGVALWWVAGERLVAWVGGWREAHGPLARHERLLALWLCGLFFYNVLPLDLTISPVELYHKFRAGRVVMLPFAGLPADPSQALYDLITDVALWIPAAWLWRAGGASRARAVGNTVAAAALLEFLQLWVYSRVTDVTDVLTAALGGFMGAILPRRGEAIFPRAAAAALLGAWVVVLVGLFWYPFDFRADGPFLSQRLAGLPRVPFAAYYFGTEYRAATEVLHKLLFFVPLGWLAARAGCKRGAALVLSLAVAALLEGGQFFLPGKHADLTDWLIEGCGGGIGVWLSGWLAKGTLSPTVLPARASQRPRRGLRLIAVWWGLAAFALVGTRLPSVPYNVRELLGEHALLSSLALSLAMLWIVGFPAWLARAGDGRRGLAWLPAGILLHGVFAFALLRLAVPIESLYDVVGSPTLDWPGESEIVARFLGLFAAVSAAAFPAASLALGAPRPVRWLAIALACPLVVTSYAVVVLAANTDNLTELLAHSARWDAFLWVWLAGFVTALAGYGLAAWIDGRRVRWLPWAVLGAGPVAWVLLAFGLEPTLVKYGRVFSALQFLLSTDRAHYASDGELVLRFGLAWWLAVSVTAAVTAVLPAPQPGTGRKAKARPAPQPRPVP